One Corvus hawaiiensis isolate bCorHaw1 chromosome 31 unlocalized genomic scaffold, bCorHaw1.pri.cur SUPER_31a, whole genome shotgun sequence genomic region harbors:
- the RPS5 gene encoding 40S ribosomal protein S5, with translation MTDWETAPAVTETPDIKLFGKWSTDDVQINDISLQDYIAVKEKYAKYLPHSAGRYAAKRFRKAQCPIVERLTNSMMMHGRNNGKKLMTVRIVKHAFEIIHLLTGEVGIPGGKRRMEGEGV, from the exons ATGACCGACTGGGAGACGGCTCCGGCCGTGACGGAGACTCCGGACATCAAATTGTTCGGGAAATGGAGCACGGATGATGTGCAGATCAACGACATCTCCCTGCAG GATTACATCGCGGTGAAGGAGAAGTACGCCAAGTACCTGCCGCACTCGGCCGGGCGCTACGCGGCCAAGCGCTTCCGCAAG GCCCAGTGCCCCATCGTGGAGAGATTGACCAACTCCATGATGATGCACGGCCGCAACAACGGCAAGAAGCTCATGACCGTCAGGATCGTCAAGCACGCCTTCGAGATCATCCACCTGCTCACCGGGGAGGTGGGGAttccaggg gggaaaaggaggatggAGGGGGAAGGTGTTTGA
- the LOC125320602 gene encoding formin-like protein 20 → MGDSDRDCRSPDSSSAASPPPPPPMGSPPAPSPKFGVPPPPTPKFGVPLPRDQLLPGLPGGPRDPRPRLRPRQQPPDQLDGAALGAAARSGSEDVKPPLGIRGPPAAPPTAPGSGSAPSAGTDPRVGPGNGIFPPKPPESPPPQ, encoded by the exons ATGGGCGACAGCGACCGCG aCTGCCGGAGCCCCGACAGCTCGAGCGccgcctcccctcccccccctccccccatggggtccccccctgcccccagccccaaatttggggtcccccctccccccacccccaaatttGGGGTCCCCCTTCCCCGTGATCAGCTCCTCCCTGGGCTCCCCGGGGGTCCCCGCGACCCCCGCCCTCGCCTACGGCCCCGTCAGCAGCCCCCAG ATCAACTCGACGGTGCCGCTCTCGGCGCTGCCGCCCGCAGCGGCTCCGAGGACGTGAAGCCCCCGCTGGGAATTCGGGGCCCCCCGGCTGCGCCCCCCACGGCGCCGGGAAGCGGCTCTGCGCCATCTGCGGGGACAGATCCTCGGGTAGGGCCGGGAAACGGG atttttccccccaaacccccggAATCCCCACCTCCCCAGTGA
- the LOC125320615 gene encoding uncharacterized protein LOC125320615, with product MSPPRGWHLGGFLGEGTARPSLSQFVPVPPSSSQFAPVRDVAAAAAGARRSGAAPFVIQVASWCSLATNGSFVATNATLGLLLALAQVPLVCADFEGPRDPRAVPCPGGGLLAPLGKLLAHGLNGDPRWGQRLLERRQLCGQLPGRVWPPRSAPPAPSRARLALRPRSGPAAPDVPRLGLHPRRGHPEVVPERGRARGPSGTAPGAAVGDGTFRAQVSIEVAAAAANGDAFECSALHPQPGGARQRPLGSRALLRPGSPGGFGRARSCFWASSSSPSASAATWARPPRQVTRRCQVPPTQEASEDVLAFPSPLSSISRGW from the exons atgtccccaccCCGGGGGTGGCACCTGGGGGGGTTCCTGGGGGAGGGGACAGCGcgtcccagtttgtcccagttcgtcccagtccctcccagttcgtCCCAGTTCGCCCCAGTCCGCGATgttgccgctgctgctgctggcgctCGGCGCTCCGGGGCGG cccctttcGTCATCCAGGTGGCCTCGTGGTGCTCCTTGGCTACCAACGGCTCCTTCGTGGCCACCAACGCCacgctggggctgctgctggcgctGGCCCAGGTGCCTCTGGTGTGCGCGGATTTCGAGGGCCCGCGGGATCCCCGCGCCGTCCCTTGCCCCGGGGGGGGTTTGCTGGCCCCCCTGGGGAAGTTACTGGCCCACGGCCTCAACGGAGACCCGCGCTGGGGCCAGCGGCTGCTGGAACGCCGCCAGCTCTGCGGGCAACTCCCGGGCCGCGTGTGGCCACCGCGGAGCG CGCCGCCAGCGCCTTCGCGTGCTCGCCTcgcgctccggccccgctccggccccgctgcTCCTGACGTGCCACGCCTGGGGCTTCACCCCCGCCGAGGTCACCCTGAGGTGGTTCCGGAACGGGGTCGTGCTCGGGGACCCTCGGGAACGGCCCCGGGTGCTGCCGTGGGCGACGGAACCTTCCGGGCCCAGGTGAGCATCgaggtggcggcggcggcggcgaacGGCGACGCCTTCGAGTGCTCGGcgctgcacccccagcctggagGAGCCCGTCAGCGTCCgctggg CTCCCGGGCTCTCCTCAGGCCTGGCTCTCCTGGTGGCTTTGGCCGTGCTCGCAGCTGCTTTTGGGCCTCCTCCTCTTCACCTTCGGCCTCTGCCGCTACCTGGGCCCGTCCCCCGCGCCAG GTTACACGCCGCTGCCAGGTGCCACCTACGCAG GAAGCATCTGAGGATGTCCTCGCCTTCCCCTCGCCGCTCTCCTCAATCAGCCGAGGATGGTGA
- the LOC125320606 gene encoding LOW QUALITY PROTEIN: class II histocompatibility antigen, M alpha chain (The sequence of the model RefSeq protein was modified relative to this genomic sequence to represent the inferred CDS: deleted 2 bases in 2 codons): protein MGGFGGLVATLLWGVLVAVAVGDPAPDPPSHLLAEVLTCQPDSPSRSLSVTLDGQTLYAFDFPGSRWNPGIPSLPPWPSALETPQEILPEAQLCQEILQNISQALTGKVPEARGIPMVSVFPALPPVPGEPNTLVCVVENIFPPALDISWTLARVPVTQGVTHSPYTPTAELTFVRFSYIPFVPAAGDVHACVVTSRRDNATVVTYWVAPDTALDEQLDAALAGAAMALGIVLALLGVILVLVARRGRGG from the exons ccccggACCCTCCCTCTCACCTCCTGGCCGAGGTCCTGACGTGCCAGCCGGACTCTCCCTCTCGCTCGCTCTCGGTCACTCTGGACGGTCAGACT CTCTACGCCTTCGATTTCCCGGGATCCCGCTGGAATCCCGGGATCCCCTCGCTGCCCCCCTGGCCCTCGGCACTGGAGACCCCCCAGGAGATCCTTCCAGAGGCCCAACTGTGCCAGGAGATCCTGCAGAACATCAGCCAGGCGCTCACCGGGAAAGTGCCCGAGGCCAGGG GAATCCCGATGGTCTCCGTCTTCCCGGCTCTCCCGCCGGTTCCGGGCGAACCCAACACTTTGGTGTGCGTGGTGGAGAACATCTTCCCGCCGGCGCTGGACATCAGCTGGACGCTGGCCAGAGTCCCGGTCACTCAAGGGGTCACTCACAGCCCCTACACCCCCACGGCCGAGCTGACCTTTGTCCGGTTTTCCTACATTCCCTTCGTTCCGGCCGCCGGCGACGTCCAC GCCTGCGTGGTCACCTCGCGGAGGGACAACGCCACCGTGGTGACCTATTGGG TGGCTCCGGACACGGCGCTGGACGAGCAGCTGGACGCGGCGCTGGCCGGAGCCGCCATGGCCTTGGGAATTGTCCTGGCGCTGCTCGGGGTCATCCTGGTCTTGGTGGCGCGGAGGGGCAGAGGGG GTTGA